The DNA segment TCCGGCCTCTCCACCTTGTCCTGGACCGGTTGAAGAATTTTGACCAAAACCCTTTCCACCAAAAGTAATGTCACCGACTTGCACACCCCAAAGCGCCTCAAGATATTTAGAGGTGTTAAAATTCATATTCACTGTCATTCTCGTGTCGAAGTAGGAAATGTCCTCCTTTTGAGGAGAGAGTGTGCTCGGGTTTCCTTTCAATCGCTCCGAGAATTCCGTATCCACGGCCTTTTGATTATTTTGCTGTTCTTCAGTTTTGAATGCGTTCTTGTCAAAAGGTGTTGCAGGTGTTTGGCGGAAGGTGTAAATATCCCTTCCTAGATTGAATCCACGGACCCGATAATTTCCTTGGAAATCTAACTTTGTTTTTTCTTCGATCTCTTGCGAAAAAAGAGAAACAGGAACAAGCAAGAATGCCAGGCAATAGAACCAACTCGCCTTTTTCAAAAGGTCAATAGACACAGATCATTTTACCCAGTTATTCTGATTAAAATATCGGCTTCTCAACTCTTCCAAAACACCGGTTCGTTTTAATTCTTTGATAAAGAAATTCAAATTATCAGCAAAAATCAGATCATTTAAAGGTAATGCGGCGCTGATATTCTCCTCTTGAACCGTCCCCAAGAGAGGCAAATAATTGGCTTTTAAGGACGTGTTTTTTTGAAGTAAAGTAAGAATAAAAAAACTATCCGCTACGAAACAGGTTACATTGTTACTGATCAAATTATCAACCGCTATCGAATCCGAAAGATAACTGTAAATTGGCAGTTTACCGAATTTTTTCTGAAGATACAAATGATTAGTAGTATTTGAACGGACCGAAAAACTTACAAGACCGCTTAACGTGGATAAATCGGCAAGACTTATAAATCTTCGAGAGGTGACGATATTACCTTCCGGTTCAGGCGGAAGAATTTTTTTGCTCACTAAGGCCGCGGGGGTGGTGACAAGATAAGGATCCGAAAATGTGACTTGTTTTCCCCGATTTAAGTCGGTCGACATCCCCGCGAACGCGAGATCGATTTTTCCGACTTTGATATCGTCTGAAAATTGACGAAACGTTTTCAGAGGAACTAACTTAAGAGAGACACCGAGATAGTCTGCATACAGTTTTGCAAGTTCGGCGTCGATGCCCGGATAACCTTCTTTTGGGTTTTCGATGTAAAAAGGTTCGTATTGTTTATTTACGCCAACGACCAGTTCCTTTTTGGAAAGAATTTTCTCGAGTCTGGATCCGGAATATTCTGATTGAGAAAATAGCTGAATCGGAAAAAGAAAAATCCAAAAGAAAAAAAGAACCTTTTTCGTAAACATGGGACAAAGGATGAATCGAACCTCGTTTTTTTCCAGAGCATTTTAAAAGAAAACCTGAATTTCTAAGGATTAATGATTTGAAACTCAGTTCTTCGGTTTTTATAGTCTGTGTCCGGATTTTTCTGCGGAACTATCGGCTCAGCACTTCCTTTACCATCAGTCACGATTCTTTTCGAGTCCGCTCCGTTCTTAACCAAATATTCTTTTACAGCGTTTGCTCGATTTCGACTCAATACTAGATTATCCTGAGAATCCCCGTTGAGATCCGTATGACCGATAATTTTAATCTTTACGTTCGGATTTTCTTTCAGATACGAACTCAGGTTTTCAAGAATGGAATACGAATTCTCCAGAATTTCATAAGAGCCTAAAGCAAAATGAATGCTATCTAAAGAAATGGATTTTCCTTTTTCGAGTTCTTGAAACGGATTGGCTAAATTGGAATAAATATCATAATCCTTTCCGATTCTTCTGCAAAAATAAAACGTCTTTCCATCACCCGCTTCCAAGTAAAAGGCTTCGTCACCGGCGCTATTGATTTCAGGTCCTAAGTTGATCGGATCGGAATAACCTCCGTCGCTTAATAAAATCGATTTGTATACATCGTAACCCCCAAATCCGCCGGGCCGGTTGGAGGAAAAATAGATACTCTTACCATCCTTACTGATCGTCGCCGCAATTTCAGAATAAGCGGTATTGATCGGTTCCGGAAGACTTGCCGCCTTTTCCCAAGTCTTATTTTTATATATGGAAACAAAGATATCCGCTTCCGCAACTTGACCAAACGGATATCGAGTAAAATATAGATGGTCGTTAAATAAGAACGGATTTTCTTCGATTTTTTCGGTGTTCACCGTTCTTGGTAGCGCGACAGATCTAGTCCAAGAAGAATCGTTCTTTCTGGAAAAATAAATGTCTCTCGATACTCCGATCTTCCCGTTGGAAAGCTGAAACTCTATAGAACCGTCTCGATTGGAGGAAAACAAAATTCCTTCTTCTTTATTTAAGATAAAAGGACTTTGATCATCAAAGTTAGAATTCAAAACGGAAATTTCTTCGCCTTGAGTCCATTCGTTTCCAACGCGAGAAGATTTGTATAAATCCGTATAATTGGAATTCTCTCTTTTAGAGTAATAATAGAGAATATTTCCATCGTCTGTGAGGCTGATCCCGAATTCGTTCAGCTTTGTATTGATAGAGCCTTTGAGTTTCTCGGGTTTTAATTTTATATCGCTCTGAATTCTACTCAACTCCTGAGAATACAAAGTGAGTCCGAAGAATGAGAAAAAAAGAAGACTGAAGACAGGGTTAAAAAAGAATCGAAACTTTTTAAAAAATGAAAGCATAAAACTCCGGGATTCTTTATCAAAAGAAGCCTAAGGTTATTATCCGTTCTTTTGAAAAAAACCTGAGCCTAAAAGTTTCTGAAAAAGAAAAATTCGGAATCTAAATTCTTAAAAATAAGGTTTAAGCGCTTCCGGAATTCGAACCGTTCCATCCGCATTTTGAAAATTTTCAAGAATCGCTGCATACGTTCTTCCAAGAGCCAAACCGGACCCATTGATTGTGTGCACCAATTGATTTTTTCCGTCTTTGGATTTGTATCTGATTTTTCCCCGTCTCGCCTGAAAGTCTCTAAAATTAGAAACGGAAGAAATTTCCATGTAACGATTGAGACCGGGCATCCAAACTTCGATATCATAAGTTATGGAAGAATTCGCGGAGATATCACCGCTGCAGAGAATGATCACTCGATACGGCAATTCCAGTTTCTTGAGAATGTTTTCTGCGTGAACCAACATCTGTTTGTGCTGCTCTTCCGAATCCTCGGGTTTGCAGAATTTTACGAGCTCCACTTTTTGAAACTGATGAACACGAACCAGACCTCGAGTATCCTTTCCATAAGAACCGGCCTCTCTTCTAAAACAAGACGTATGCGCGGTCACCGAAATCGGTAACTGATCTTCAGGAATGATTTCGTCCCGATACAGATTTGTCAACGGCACTTCCGCAGTTGGAATCAGGTTGAGTTCGTCCTTTTCGATTCTATAAAATTCCTCTTTAAATTTCGGATATTGACCGGTGGCCATCATAGATTCGTCGTTTACCATGAGAGGAACCCAGACTTCCGTATATCCGTGTTCTTCCGTGTGAACGCTGAGCATAAAATTCATCAAGGCTCTTTCCAGTTTCGCCCCGTCCTTCCAATACGTATAAGCCCGTGCTCCGGAAAGTTTTACACCCTTTTCAAAATTGATCCAGTTGAGGGCTTCACCGATTTCAAAATGCGGCTTGGGGGCAAATGAGAATTTAGGAATCGTTCCGACTTCATATTGAAGCACATTGTCGTGTTCCGATTTTCCAAACGGGACCTTAGAATCAAGTATATTAGGAAGTCCTAAATTTATGTCCGCAAGAGCCGATTCCTCCCGCTCAAGTCTTGTTTCGAGTTCTTTGATTTTTTCACCAACCAATTTAACGGAGGCGGAAATTTCAGTGATATCTCCGCCGGCTTGTTTGATTTTTCCGACTTCTTTGCTGACTTTATTTCTTTCTTCTCTAAGATTGTCGGCTTCTTTTTGAAGCTCTCGTTTTCTCTGAATGATCCCAGTCAGTTGATCAATCATTCCGGTATCTTTAAAACCTCTGAGTTCTAAAACTTTTTTCAGGTCTTCCGTGTTTTCGGTAATGTAACGAAGATCAAGCATTGTGATGATACGCCTTTCGATTCATAAATTTTAAACTATTTTCAAAAAGTTTTTGTTCCACTTCCGAATTTGATTCCCGTCTGAGTGAGAACATTTTATCCAAAATAAATTTCATATAAGAAGGTTCGTTTCTTTTTCCACGAAACGGAGGAGGGGCTAAAAAGGGAGCGTCCGTTTCTATCAACATCGATTCCAGAGGAAGTTTTTGCGCCGCTTCCTGAATCTCGGTCGCATTTTTAAAAGCGACGATCCCCGAAAAAGAAATATAATAACCGATATCGACTAACGCTCTCGCTGTGGGGTAATCGTATGTAAAACAATGAATGACTCCAAAAGCTCGATCCCGAAAGTTCCTAAGAATAGAAATCGTATCTTCTTTCGCATCTCTGGAGTGAATCACAACGGGAAGTTTTGTTTTCGCAGAACATTCTAAAAACGCTTCCAAAATTTCTTCCTGTTGTTTCTTAGTATCCGCAGCGTGATAATAATCCAAACCAATCTCTCCGATCGCCGAAAGTTTTGGATCGCCTAAGTTTTGATATACGAGTTTGAGAATTTCTTCTTTATTGGGAAATTCATGAGTCTCAGTCGGGTGACAGCCGATTGAATATCGAATTTCTAAGGAATCATTTGAATATTCGTT comes from the Leptospira sp. WS92.C1 genome and includes:
- a CDS encoding substrate-binding periplasmic protein, with protein sequence MFTKKVLFFFWIFLFPIQLFSQSEYSGSRLEKILSKKELVVGVNKQYEPFYIENPKEGYPGIDAELAKLYADYLGVSLKLVPLKTFRQFSDDIKVGKIDLAFAGMSTDLNRGKQVTFSDPYLVTTPAALVSKKILPPEPEGNIVTSRRFISLADLSTLSGLVSFSVRSNTTNHLYLQKKFGKLPIYSYLSDSIAVDNLISNNVTCFVADSFFILTLLQKNTSLKANYLPLLGTVQEENISAALPLNDLIFADNLNFFIKELKRTGVLEELRSRYFNQNNWVK
- a CDS encoding OmpA family protein yields the protein MLSFFKKFRFFFNPVFSLLFFSFFGLTLYSQELSRIQSDIKLKPEKLKGSINTKLNEFGISLTDDGNILYYYSKRENSNYTDLYKSSRVGNEWTQGEEISVLNSNFDDQSPFILNKEEGILFSSNRDGSIEFQLSNGKIGVSRDIYFSRKNDSSWTRSVALPRTVNTEKIEENPFLFNDHLYFTRYPFGQVAEADIFVSIYKNKTWEKAASLPEPINTAYSEIAATISKDGKSIYFSSNRPGGFGGYDVYKSILLSDGGYSDPINLGPEINSAGDEAFYLEAGDGKTFYFCRRIGKDYDIYSNLANPFQELEKGKSISLDSIHFALGSYEILENSYSILENLSSYLKENPNVKIKIIGHTDLNGDSQDNLVLSRNRANAVKEYLVKNGADSKRIVTDGKGSAEPIVPQKNPDTDYKNRRTEFQIINP
- the serS gene encoding serine--tRNA ligase, with the translated sequence MLDLRYITENTEDLKKVLELRGFKDTGMIDQLTGIIQRKRELQKEADNLREERNKVSKEVGKIKQAGGDITEISASVKLVGEKIKELETRLEREESALADINLGLPNILDSKVPFGKSEHDNVLQYEVGTIPKFSFAPKPHFEIGEALNWINFEKGVKLSGARAYTYWKDGAKLERALMNFMLSVHTEEHGYTEVWVPLMVNDESMMATGQYPKFKEEFYRIEKDELNLIPTAEVPLTNLYRDEIIPEDQLPISVTAHTSCFRREAGSYGKDTRGLVRVHQFQKVELVKFCKPEDSEEQHKQMLVHAENILKKLELPYRVIILCSGDISANSSITYDIEVWMPGLNRYMEISSVSNFRDFQARRGKIRYKSKDGKNQLVHTINGSGLALGRTYAAILENFQNADGTVRIPEALKPYF
- a CDS encoding TatD family hydrolase — encoded protein: MVSIADTHCHLDIIQSQGLEIADSVKNAMESGVKKIVQIGIDLESSLKSKSIANEYSNDSLEIRYSIGCHPTETHEFPNKEEILKLVYQNLGDPKLSAIGEIGLDYYHAADTKKQQEEILEAFLECSAKTKLPVVIHSRDAKEDTISILRNFRDRAFGVIHCFTYDYPTARALVDIGYYISFSGIVAFKNATEIQEAAQKLPLESMLIETDAPFLAPPPFRGKRNEPSYMKFILDKMFSLRRESNSEVEQKLFENSLKFMNRKAYHHNA